In one window of Candidatus Binatia bacterium DNA:
- a CDS encoding IS110 family transposase: LATAGKHKRLIIGAVMRKLLVLAYGILRSGIAFDANYA; this comes from the coding sequence CCTCGCGACGGCCGGAAAGCACAAGCGGCTGATCATCGGCGCAGTCATGCGCAAACTCTTAGTTCTCGCGTACGGCATTCTTCGGTCCGGCATTGCTTTTGACGCGAATTACGCTTGA
- a CDS encoding choice-of-anchor tandem repeat GloVer-containing protein: protein MKDLSHVEPSATGNGTPYSDEEAPIGEVAAEASVEWLPRSWRGCYNPKLSAEELRATFASAKGAQQMKTPSLNRCGLFACFVMLTACSQAPGLSRLQYAPSIVSNHKAGRLSSYLSLYSFGADPDGSEPAAGVLSRGDLPIYGTTAFGGADNSGTVFSYSGGTDTVLHSFRGRDGARPLAGLIDVKGTFYGTTYFGGSGNCVGGCGVVFSITPDGTEKVLHNFGVNGSDGTRPEASLIDVSGTLYGTTLEGGARDRGTAFSVTTDGTERVLHSFGYYEDGYWPMVPLIDVSGTLYGTTYAGGAGRFGTVFSMAADGTEKVLHSFSNAQDGKYPRAPLINVNGKLYGTTESGGAFRGGTVFDVSTDGHETVLHSFGNGYDGVRPEAGLRDMNGTLYGTTADGGAYGSSYNQHGFGTVFSITPGGHETVLHSFGDGYDGAHPEAGLRDVSGMGLIGTTRYGGVYGRGTVFEL, encoded by the coding sequence TTGAAAGATCTTAGCCACGTAGAGCCGAGCGCCACTGGCAACGGAACGCCGTACAGCGACGAGGAGGCGCCGATCGGCGAGGTGGCCGCGGAGGCATCGGTCGAGTGGCTTCCGAGATCGTGGCGCGGGTGCTATAATCCAAAGCTCAGCGCGGAAGAGCTTCGCGCTACCTTTGCGTCTGCGAAAGGAGCACAGCAGATGAAGACTCCGAGTTTGAACCGGTGCGGGCTATTCGCGTGCTTCGTCATGCTCACGGCATGCTCGCAAGCGCCGGGACTCTCGCGCTTGCAATATGCTCCAAGCATCGTTTCCAACCACAAGGCTGGCCGGCTGAGCTCTTACCTGTCATTGTACAGCTTCGGCGCGGACCCCGATGGGTCCGAACCGGCCGCTGGTGTGCTTTCCCGGGGCGACCTTCCAATCTACGGTACGACAGCGTTTGGCGGCGCGGACAATTCAGGTACCGTTTTCAGCTACTCCGGCGGCACGGATACAGTGCTCCACAGCTTCAGGGGCCGCGACGGCGCGAGGCCCTTGGCAGGCTTGATCGACGTGAAAGGCACGTTCTACGGCACGACATATTTCGGCGGCAGCGGTAATTGCGTGGGAGGATGCGGCGTCGTCTTCAGCATTACACCCGACGGAACCGAAAAAGTGTTGCACAACTTTGGCGTCAATGGTTCCGATGGTACCCGCCCTGAAGCAAGTTTGATCGACGTAAGCGGCACGCTTTACGGCACGACGCTGGAGGGCGGCGCGCGCGATCGTGGCACCGCCTTCAGCGTCACAACCGACGGAACCGAACGAGTGCTGCACAGCTTTGGCTATTACGAAGACGGTTACTGGCCCATGGTGCCGTTGATCGACGTCAGCGGCACGCTCTACGGCACGACATACGCCGGCGGCGCGGGAAGGTTTGGCACCGTCTTCAGCATGGCGGCCGACGGCACGGAAAAAGTGTTGCACAGCTTTAGCAACGCCCAAGACGGAAAATACCCTCGGGCCCCCTTGATCAACGTGAATGGCAAGCTCTACGGAACGACGGAAAGTGGCGGTGCATTCCGCGGGGGCACCGTCTTTGACGTCTCGACCGACGGCCATGAAACAGTGCTCCACAGCTTCGGCAACGGATACGATGGCGTCCGTCCTGAGGCCGGTTTGCGTGACATGAACGGCACGCTTTACGGCACGACAGCGGACGGCGGCGCGTACGGCTCCTCCTACAATCAACACGGCTTCGGCACGGTCTTCAGCATCACACCCGGCGGCCATGAAACAGTGCTCCACAGCTTCGGCGACGGATACGACGGCGCCCATCCGGAGGCCGGCTTGCGTGACGTGAGCGGGATGGGCCTCATAGGGACGACGCGTTATGGCGGCGTTTATGGCAGGGGCACGGTTTTTGAGCTGTAA
- a CDS encoding choice-of-anchor tandem repeat GloVer-containing protein has product MRILSFGRYALSISLDAALLAGCGGSQLPIGAPGAMQQRAGFVHRMVPGLSYRVLYRFRRHRTGDGTYPFAALIKLNGTLYNTTYGGGANGYGTVFSITTTGTEKVLYSFGGGSDGENPDASLVNMNGMLYGTTSGGSGNGQGTVFSITTSGTEKVLHIFGGSSDGQSPRASLINVNGTLYGTTFAGGANGYGTVFSVTTTGTEKVLYSFAGYADGGSPLASLINVNGALYGTTDEGGGPGCGGFGCGTVFSITTTGAEKLLYSFAGGSDGESPQASLVDVRGTLYGTTYVGGANGHGTVFSVTTTGTEKVLHSFGGGSDGTFPVAGLINAKGTLYGITKSGGANGYGTVFSITTTGTEKVLYSFAGGSDGENPLASLINVNGALYGTTVEGGHRCRCGTVFALTP; this is encoded by the coding sequence GTGAGGATTTTAAGTTTCGGCCGCTACGCGCTGAGCATCAGCCTCGACGCGGCATTGCTGGCAGGCTGCGGCGGATCGCAGTTGCCGATCGGCGCGCCGGGCGCGATGCAGCAACGTGCAGGGTTCGTGCATCGCATGGTGCCTGGATTGTCATATCGCGTGCTGTACCGCTTCCGCCGCCACCGTACCGGCGACGGAACGTACCCGTTTGCGGCCTTAATCAAATTGAACGGCACGTTGTACAACACGACCTATGGCGGGGGCGCGAACGGATACGGAACAGTCTTTAGCATTACGACAACCGGCACAGAGAAGGTACTGTACAGCTTCGGTGGTGGATCCGACGGCGAGAACCCGGACGCGAGCTTGGTCAACATGAATGGCATGCTCTACGGCACGACCTCTGGAGGCTCCGGGAACGGTCAGGGGACCGTTTTTAGCATTACGACGAGTGGCACGGAGAAAGTGCTGCACATCTTCGGCGGCAGCTCCGATGGGCAGTCCCCCCGGGCGAGCTTGATCAACGTAAATGGCACGCTGTATGGCACGACCTTTGCGGGGGGTGCGAACGGTTACGGAACCGTCTTTAGCGTGACGACGACCGGCACGGAGAAGGTGCTGTATAGCTTCGCTGGCTACGCCGACGGGGGGAGCCCGCTCGCGAGCTTGATCAACGTAAACGGCGCGTTATACGGCACAACGGATGAAGGCGGCGGCCCGGGATGCGGCGGCTTCGGTTGCGGAACCGTCTTTAGCATTACGACGACCGGCGCAGAGAAGTTGCTTTACAGCTTCGCTGGCGGTTCCGACGGGGAGTCCCCTCAGGCGAGCTTGGTCGACGTAAGGGGCACGCTGTACGGCACGACCTACGTTGGCGGCGCGAACGGTCACGGAACCGTCTTTAGCGTGACGACGACCGGCACGGAGAAAGTCCTGCACAGCTTTGGTGGAGGATCGGATGGAACGTTTCCCGTTGCGGGCTTGATCAATGCAAAAGGTACGCTTTACGGCATCACCAAGTCCGGCGGTGCGAACGGATACGGAACCGTCTTTAGCATTACGACGACCGGCACGGAGAAGGTGTTGTACAGCTTCGCTGGCGGCTCCGACGGGGAGAACCCGCTCGCGAGCTTGATCAACGTAAACGGCGCGTTGTACGGCACGACGGTAGAAGGCGGCCACAGATGCCGCTGCGGAACGGTCTTCGCGTTAACGCCGTAG
- a CDS encoding alpha/beta hydrolase produces MSGAGKPSIVFCHGLWADGSCFTKVMGPLQAQGYDCIAAQYPLNTPENDVTFAKWAMDVVKGPIVLVGHSYGGTVITAAGTGPRVKALVYINALAPDTAAGETSQSIQQKFPTTDVLKHIKVVDGRIWLTKEGLQYFCGDLSATEQQLVWATQGAPAANIFAHDAPGVAWKTKPSWYIVGKKDHTVNPDLERFLAKRMKAKTTELDSSHVPMLSQPDRVVEVILSAAQSV; encoded by the coding sequence ATGAGCGGCGCGGGCAAGCCTAGCATAGTTTTCTGTCATGGTCTTTGGGCCGACGGCTCGTGCTTTACCAAAGTGATGGGGCCGTTGCAAGCGCAAGGCTACGATTGCATTGCTGCGCAGTACCCCCTCAACACGCCTGAAAACGACGTCACTTTTGCCAAGTGGGCGATGGACGTCGTGAAGGGACCTATCGTGCTTGTTGGACATTCATATGGCGGCACGGTGATCACGGCCGCCGGAACCGGCCCGCGCGTGAAAGCCCTCGTTTATATCAACGCGCTTGCTCCCGATACTGCTGCGGGCGAGACGTCGCAGAGCATACAGCAGAAGTTCCCCACGACCGACGTGCTCAAGCACATCAAAGTCGTCGATGGACGTATCTGGCTGACCAAAGAAGGTCTACAGTATTTTTGCGGCGATCTCTCGGCGACTGAGCAGCAGCTCGTGTGGGCGACACAGGGCGCGCCGGCTGCCAACATCTTCGCGCACGATGCGCCGGGCGTTGCGTGGAAGACCAAACCGAGTTGGTACATTGTCGGAAAGAAGGATCACACCGTCAACCCGGATCTAGAACGTTTTCTTGCGAAACGTATGAAAGCCAAGACGACCGAACTCGATTCGAGTCACGTGCCGATGCTCTCGCAACCAGACCGCGTGGTCGAAGTAATTCTCAGCGCTGCGCAGTCGGTGTAG
- a CDS encoding choice-of-anchor Q domain-containing protein: protein MKIPELAHAFSISVAAALLAGCGGSQPLVGTPGAMPQMQANRQIVAEAKGLQSGSRAEVHATWYVDGVHGDDGNNCKTKSTACATIGHAISLAASGDAIQIAAATYQENLSIPFNLTLNGAKPATTIVDGTNSGNVFTVGAGIGLTLSNLTIEKGVGYSGGGGVDNAGTLTVSNSIFYLNTALTGGAILNTGRASIRKTSFFGNSPYFFGHSASCGAIDTRSAMTITTSTFDTNYANNNVTAGGAICNGSTLTITNSTFSNNSSSGNNTGLGGAIYNYAGALNVTNSTYSGNAATTSGGAIYSNGGTVQIANSTFGNNPENIGGGGALSNAGSSVVIKNSIVANFANGGNCAGTITSVGYNLSSDSTCNFGSQGDLNNTNPMLGALGKNGGPTQTMALQMGSPALDAGNTGGCRDFFGKLLKTDQRGKRRPGGTETTGCDMGAYESQTY from the coding sequence ATGAAGATTCCAGAGCTTGCCCATGCGTTTAGCATTAGCGTCGCCGCAGCATTGCTTGCCGGCTGCGGCGGATCGCAGCCGCTGGTTGGCACGCCCGGAGCGATGCCGCAGATGCAAGCGAATCGGCAGATTGTCGCCGAGGCGAAGGGCTTGCAATCAGGTTCGCGGGCAGAGGTCCACGCAACATGGTATGTCGACGGAGTCCACGGCGACGACGGTAATAACTGCAAGACGAAATCCACGGCCTGCGCCACCATCGGACATGCGATCTCCCTTGCGGCGTCCGGCGACGCCATTCAGATCGCCGCGGCCACCTACCAAGAAAATTTAAGCATCCCGTTTAACTTGACGTTAAACGGCGCCAAGCCGGCGACTACAATCGTCGATGGCACAAACAGCGGCAATGTCTTTACGGTCGGCGCCGGCATCGGTCTTACGCTATCGAATCTCACTATAGAAAAAGGTGTCGGCTATTCGGGGGGCGGTGGCGTCGACAATGCTGGTACGCTTACGGTCAGCAACAGCATTTTCTACTTGAATACCGCGCTCACCGGCGGCGCCATCCTCAACACCGGGAGGGCGTCCATCAGAAAGACCAGCTTCTTTGGGAACAGCCCCTATTTCTTCGGACATAGCGCGAGCTGCGGCGCCATCGACACCCGCAGCGCGATGACGATCACGACCTCGACGTTTGACACCAACTATGCTAATAATAACGTCACCGCCGGTGGCGCCATCTGCAACGGCAGCACGCTGACGATCACGAATAGCACCTTCAGCAACAATTCGTCAAGCGGGAACAACACAGGCCTAGGCGGAGCGATTTACAACTACGCGGGCGCCCTCAACGTTACGAACAGTACCTACAGCGGGAATGCCGCCACGACGAGCGGAGGAGCCATCTACAGCAACGGGGGAACCGTCCAGATCGCCAATTCGACTTTTGGCAATAACCCGGAGAACATCGGGGGCGGCGGGGCTCTCAGCAACGCGGGCAGCTCGGTTGTCATCAAAAACAGCATTGTCGCGAACTTCGCAAACGGCGGGAACTGTGCCGGCACGATCACGTCCGTCGGCTACAACCTGAGCAGTGACAGTACATGCAATTTTGGAAGTCAAGGGGATCTCAACAACACGAATCCCATGCTCGGCGCGCTTGGCAAGAACGGAGGTCCCACGCAAACAATGGCGCTGCAGATGGGCAGTCCAGCGCTTGACGCCGGCAATACCGGCGGCTGCCGTGACTTCTTTGGGAAGCTTCTGAAGACCGACCAGCGCGGCAAGCGGCGTCCTGGCGGAACGGAGACCACCGGCTGCGATATGGGCGCGTACGAAAGCCAAACGTATTGA
- a CDS encoding cupin domain-containing protein — protein sequence MIAVLIFLGLFAFGKPSASELVASAPTTEHPLILAQDQGEIRVWRPLVSESLAEQKFDESTPFIIKVDSKHGGSPDFWFGTETLPAGAGIPYHRHLHEDEVLYILSGSAHVHVGSLEGDARPGTMVFIPRDTWVSVQPSVKKPLSLLFAFNAPGFDRYMRCESVLLGERSRPVTAEEDQRCEKVGDVQYRS from the coding sequence ATGATCGCCGTCTTGATCTTTCTTGGTTTGTTTGCGTTTGGCAAGCCGTCGGCATCCGAGCTAGTGGCAAGCGCTCCAACCACCGAGCATCCGCTCATCCTTGCGCAAGATCAGGGCGAGATTCGCGTTTGGCGACCCCTTGTTTCGGAATCGCTTGCTGAACAAAAATTCGATGAGTCGACACCCTTCATTATCAAGGTTGACAGCAAACATGGCGGCTCGCCAGATTTTTGGTTCGGAACGGAGACCCTTCCAGCTGGGGCTGGAATTCCTTACCATCGGCATCTACACGAAGACGAAGTATTGTACATCCTTTCTGGAAGCGCGCATGTCCATGTGGGTTCTCTCGAGGGCGATGCACGTCCAGGGACAATGGTCTTCATTCCCAGAGATACGTGGGTATCGGTGCAGCCCAGCGTAAAGAAGCCGCTGTCGCTTCTTTTTGCCTTCAACGCCCCTGGCTTTGATCGCTACATGCGCTGCGAATCAGTGCTCTTAGGAGAACGCTCACGACCTGTGACCGCTGAAGAGGACCAGCGTTGCGAGAAAGTGGGTGACGTTCAGTATCGGTCCTGA
- a CDS encoding VOC family protein, protein MRYFETYPFPLFSHIDLRVSDPDAVRPFYDALMALFGTEPTTPRVVRYGYTRRYGGIRADFFNIFADPGTRPTATRIAFAAPSTAFVDEVASVVRAHGGQNIEGPQYFDQHHPTFYAVFFEDPLGNRFEVCDHRMDK, encoded by the coding sequence TTGCGCTATTTTGAAACGTATCCATTTCCGCTGTTCAGTCACATCGATCTGCGGGTTAGCGATCCAGATGCCGTGCGTCCGTTCTACGATGCCCTCATGGCGCTCTTTGGTACCGAACCAACGACCCCACGAGTCGTGCGTTACGGCTATACTCGGCGCTACGGCGGCATCCGGGCGGATTTCTTCAATATTTTTGCCGATCCCGGCACGCGCCCGACAGCAACGCGTATTGCCTTCGCCGCCCCAAGCACTGCCTTTGTTGACGAAGTCGCAAGCGTCGTTCGGGCGCATGGTGGTCAAAATATTGAAGGTCCCCAATACTTCGACCAGCACCACCCAACGTTCTACGCAGTTTTCTTCGAAGACCCCTTGGGCAATCGCTTCGAAGTTTGCGATCACCGCATGGATAAATAG
- a CDS encoding DUF4386 domain-containing protein produces MAQRWTTAGRRLGTPRPTFRAAAEGLNRADQALFDITQPKQRLSGIGTASVEHRSAEARPRRTARLAGLFYLITSLAGGFAEIGVRGKVIVSGDAAATARNILASEGLYRLGFAADIVAGAAYLVVTLLLYELLKPVNRSLSLLAAFFSLVGIAIGGVSALGHFAPLLLLKGAHYLAPYNVDELQAMALLALKLHNQAYLIALVFFGFYEALLGYLIFRSTFLPRALGVLIGVAGLAFLTNSFAIFLWPALPDVLNFALLALDGIGEISLTLWLLVMGVNVTKWEETAHPTSAS; encoded by the coding sequence GTGGCTCAGCGCTGGACGACAGCGGGTCGGAGGCTCGGCACGCCGAGGCCCACCTTCCGGGCTGCGGCCGAGGGCTTGAACCGAGCCGATCAGGCACTTTTCGACATCACCCAGCCGAAACAACGACTTTCCGGGATCGGTACAGCAAGCGTGGAGCACCGAAGCGCGGAGGCGCGGCCGCGCCGTACGGCAAGGCTCGCCGGCCTCTTCTACTTGATCACGTCCTTGGCCGGCGGCTTTGCAGAGATCGGCGTCCGAGGGAAAGTCATCGTTTCCGGCGACGCTGCGGCTACGGCGCGCAACATCTTGGCCTCGGAGGGATTGTATCGCTTGGGTTTCGCCGCGGACATCGTCGCAGGCGCTGCATATCTTGTCGTGACGCTTCTGTTGTATGAACTGCTCAAACCGGTGAACAGGAGCCTTTCCCTTCTCGCCGCGTTTTTTAGCCTCGTTGGGATTGCTATTGGAGGAGTGTCTGCACTCGGACATTTCGCTCCGTTGCTGTTGTTGAAAGGCGCTCACTACTTAGCGCCCTACAACGTCGACGAGTTGCAAGCGATGGCCTTACTCGCACTGAAGCTCCACAATCAGGCCTACCTGATCGCCCTGGTCTTTTTCGGATTCTACGAAGCGCTACTCGGCTACCTCATCTTCCGATCGACGTTCCTTCCGCGCGCGTTGGGCGTTTTGATTGGGGTAGCCGGGCTGGCTTTTTTGACCAATAGCTTCGCGATCTTTCTCTGGCCCGCGCTGCCGGATGTGCTAAACTTTGCGCTGCTAGCGCTGGACGGCATCGGTGAAATATCCCTAACGCTCTGGCTCCTCGTGATGGGCGTGAACGTCACGAAATGGGAAGAGACAGCTCATCCGACCAGCGCATCCTAG
- a CDS encoding UbiX family flavin prenyltransferase has protein sequence MRRIIIGISGASGSLYGYMVLQALRAIGGIETHLVLTSAARRTIELETEMTAEDFEGLADVAHRDDDLAAAISSGSFLTDGMLVIPCSMKSASAIAYSMNSNLLVRAADVCLKEKRRLVLVIRETPLHLGHLRTLARLAEIGAVILPPVPAMYANPQSVDDIIAHTVGKALDQFGIANELFKRWRSP, from the coding sequence ATGCGGCGCATCATTATCGGCATTAGCGGTGCCAGCGGTAGCCTTTACGGTTACATGGTGCTCCAGGCTCTGCGCGCGATCGGCGGCATCGAGACGCACTTGGTGCTCACCTCGGCCGCTCGCCGGACGATCGAGCTCGAGACCGAGATGACCGCCGAAGACTTCGAGGGCCTCGCCGACGTCGCGCATCGCGACGACGATCTCGCGGCGGCAATCTCGAGCGGCTCGTTTCTCACCGACGGCATGCTGGTGATTCCGTGCTCGATGAAGAGCGCGAGCGCGATCGCCTACTCGATGAACTCGAACCTGCTGGTCCGCGCTGCCGACGTCTGCCTAAAGGAGAAGCGCCGGCTGGTGCTCGTGATTCGCGAGACGCCGCTGCACCTCGGCCACCTGCGCACGCTCGCGCGGCTGGCGGAGATCGGCGCGGTGATCCTGCCGCCGGTGCCGGCGATGTACGCCAACCCGCAGAGCGTCGACGACATCATCGCGCACACGGTCGGCAAGGCGCTCGACCAGTTCGGCATCGCCAACGAGCTCTTCAAACGCTGGCGGTCGCCGTAG
- a CDS encoding PD-(D/E)XK nuclease family protein: protein MAPPESTLLRSFVADAVDWHRDGEEESLLRLIRSPRSGVGHDVAAAYATLARRTGALLDAIDAGRLALPPAERDDVLRFAQRARRVRAIPHDVDLERLRALIAEAFEVSPVAATPRVDACVSDDGEIELAQAPPLETAAGVQPWQRHFSASALNAYAECPRKWFYRYACAAVEDPGSAASAYGSALHLALEDFHADFPRPAARDDAAMRRRIRECVTWAFERNRDGFETAVEFELQVRRAHRTAQRYVDWLLVQEREAPFEVLGREVAANLDLEGRAFVGFIDRLDRDDRSGGIGVVDYKTGSIALSAAEYCDKVRRFRDFQLPFYYWARAAAGDRVTKLVLIPLRDALLDVRPIVLDVADRTPASSRNSGSARGSIGVDELERSRAKMIELSDRLSSGEIREFEVATDPAACTFCNYATACARRPPPEGRRFGS, encoded by the coding sequence GTGGCGCCGCCTGAGTCCACGCTGCTCCGTTCCTTCGTCGCCGATGCCGTCGATTGGCACCGCGACGGCGAAGAGGAATCCCTGCTCCGTCTCATTCGTTCGCCGCGCTCCGGCGTGGGTCACGACGTTGCAGCCGCATATGCGACGCTCGCTCGGCGAACCGGCGCGCTGCTCGACGCGATCGACGCAGGGAGGCTGGCGCTGCCGCCGGCGGAGCGCGACGACGTGCTGCGGTTCGCCCAGCGCGCGCGCCGCGTTCGCGCGATCCCGCACGACGTCGACCTGGAGCGCCTGCGCGCGCTGATCGCGGAAGCGTTCGAGGTGTCGCCGGTCGCGGCGACGCCGCGCGTGGACGCCTGCGTTAGCGACGACGGCGAGATCGAGCTCGCGCAGGCGCCCCCGCTCGAGACTGCTGCCGGCGTGCAGCCGTGGCAGCGCCACTTCAGCGCCTCGGCGCTCAACGCGTACGCCGAGTGCCCGCGCAAGTGGTTCTACCGCTACGCCTGCGCGGCCGTCGAGGACCCCGGTTCGGCGGCGTCCGCGTACGGCAGCGCGCTGCATCTCGCGCTCGAGGACTTTCACGCCGATTTCCCGCGACCGGCGGCGCGCGACGACGCCGCGATGCGCCGCCGCATACGCGAATGCGTCACATGGGCTTTTGAGCGCAACCGGGACGGCTTCGAGACGGCGGTGGAGTTCGAGCTCCAAGTGCGCCGCGCGCATAGGACGGCGCAGCGCTACGTCGATTGGCTTCTCGTGCAAGAGCGGGAGGCGCCGTTCGAGGTGCTCGGTCGCGAGGTCGCCGCCAACCTCGATCTGGAGGGACGAGCCTTCGTCGGCTTCATCGACCGGCTCGACCGCGATGACCGCTCCGGCGGCATCGGCGTCGTGGATTACAAGACGGGAAGCATCGCCCTGAGCGCGGCGGAGTATTGCGACAAGGTCCGCCGCTTTCGCGACTTTCAGCTGCCGTTCTATTACTGGGCGCGCGCCGCCGCCGGCGATCGCGTCACGAAGCTCGTCCTCATACCGCTGCGCGACGCGCTGCTCGACGTGCGGCCGATCGTCCTCGACGTCGCCGATCGGACGCCGGCCTCTTCGCGCAACAGCGGATCGGCTCGCGGCTCAATCGGCGTCGACGAGCTCGAGCGCTCGCGTGCGAAGATGATCGAGTTGAGCGACCGGCTCTCTTCGGGCGAGATTCGCGAGTTCGAGGTCGCAACGGATCCCGCGGCGTGCACTTTCTGCAACTACGCGACCGCGTGCGCGCGGCGCCCGCCGCCGGAGGGCAGGCGCTTCGGAAGTTGA
- a CDS encoding UvrD-helicase domain-containing protein — translation MHFLQLRDRVRAAPAAGGQALRKLIETSIDACVAIVGAPGSGKTTALLERVERARAEFPGADPLHVDATHGLDAYAVSLLAAEGVHVTLVDDVDAELQFAAACAPLFALEWPEFAHDQLDPEVPGLRSPERFLASAFRLIRRLRDAGVTPGEFLAAAQTGATNFYAKPPNFADPSLLSATKSAYHDSLDVDHRELDRQRRRELDLAKILARLYEAYVELVETTGRMTGRDAAIAAARRLRSDAALGARLRDRHRVAFVDEAQDLTNAQLGLLAAIFGEELSGVTLCGDPAAAISPVRMTQPERTFARATSRVELQPRNSLPRLECARPATPLEEAGLIADRVAAWLAEGVAPSRIAVLFRSVRNVQLYEAVLLDRGVPAVVTGDANIFEDRRVLDALALLWNVHDPFRHDWLLRTLSNPAVGLSDASLAILCGEPADPQRQLFAFEDEPAPTLRPGRWDAKRDLRLGWNVIRGERDDALKADAAKRVQRFRQMREGWLQRGDGEAFETFARAVWRQGLAREGEPGSARAVAQQAVLRRLLARLNAFVERSRGASLEDVLRYAEQRMESDLEACAPPVGGEEFVQLCSVEAAHGLHFERIVVANVRPGAFPLWYSPEAFLFSPRLGVIPKENSGGARAARTAKFSYYTFAAKTARSYYDAERRAFDYALRRAGDSALVTASGTPTRGRSAPELLEELRQ, via the coding sequence GTGCACTTTCTGCAACTACGCGACCGCGTGCGCGCGGCGCCCGCCGCCGGAGGGCAGGCGCTTCGGAAGTTGATCGAAACGAGCATCGACGCGTGCGTCGCCATCGTCGGCGCGCCCGGGAGCGGTAAGACCACCGCGCTGCTCGAACGCGTGGAGCGCGCGCGAGCCGAGTTTCCGGGCGCGGACCCGCTGCACGTCGACGCCACGCACGGCCTCGACGCATACGCCGTGTCGCTGCTCGCCGCCGAAGGCGTGCACGTGACGCTCGTCGACGACGTCGACGCGGAGCTGCAGTTCGCGGCCGCGTGCGCCCCGCTCTTCGCGCTGGAATGGCCGGAGTTCGCGCACGACCAGCTGGATCCCGAAGTGCCCGGACTGCGCTCGCCCGAGCGCTTTCTCGCATCGGCATTTCGTCTGATACGGCGGTTGCGAGACGCGGGAGTGACGCCGGGCGAATTTCTCGCGGCGGCGCAGACCGGCGCGACGAACTTCTACGCGAAGCCGCCGAACTTCGCCGATCCGTCGCTGCTCTCGGCGACGAAGAGCGCGTACCACGACTCGCTGGACGTCGACCATCGCGAACTCGATCGCCAACGCAGGCGCGAGCTCGACCTCGCCAAGATCCTGGCGCGACTCTACGAGGCGTACGTGGAACTCGTAGAGACCACCGGCAGGATGACGGGGCGCGACGCAGCCATAGCGGCCGCGCGCCGCCTGCGCTCAGACGCCGCGCTAGGCGCGCGCCTCCGCGATCGCCACCGCGTCGCGTTCGTCGACGAGGCACAGGACTTGACCAACGCGCAGCTCGGCCTGCTCGCCGCAATCTTCGGCGAGGAGCTGTCGGGGGTAACGCTCTGCGGCGATCCTGCGGCGGCGATCTCGCCCGTGCGTATGACGCAACCTGAGCGGACCTTCGCACGAGCGACTTCGCGCGTCGAGCTCCAGCCGCGCAACAGCTTGCCGAGATTGGAATGCGCCCGGCCCGCGACGCCCCTCGAGGAGGCCGGGCTGATCGCCGACCGCGTCGCCGCGTGGCTCGCCGAAGGCGTCGCACCGAGCCGGATCGCGGTGCTCTTCCGGTCGGTACGCAACGTGCAGCTCTACGAGGCCGTGTTGCTCGACCGCGGAGTGCCCGCCGTCGTCACCGGCGATGCGAACATCTTCGAGGACCGGCGCGTTCTCGACGCGCTCGCGCTGCTCTGGAACGTCCACGATCCCTTCCGTCACGACTGGCTGCTGCGAACGCTGTCGAATCCGGCCGTCGGCCTCTCCGACGCATCGCTCGCGATCTTGTGCGGCGAGCCCGCCGACCCGCAGCGGCAGCTGTTCGCGTTCGAGGACGAGCCGGCGCCCACGCTGCGCCCGGGACGATGGGACGCCAAACGCGATCTGCGGCTTGGCTGGAACGTGATCCGCGGCGAGCGCGATGACGCGTTGAAAGCGGACGCCGCCAAGCGCGTCCAACGCTTTCGGCAGATGCGCGAGGGTTGGTTGCAACGCGGCGACGGCGAGGCATTCGAGACGTTCGCGCGCGCTGTGTGGCGCCAGGGCCTCGCGCGGGAGGGAGAGCCCGGCTCCGCGCGCGCCGTCGCGCAGCAGGCGGTTCTTCGGCGTCTGCTCGCGCGACTGAACGCGTTCGTCGAGCGAAGTCGCGGCGCGTCGCTCGAGGACGTGCTCCGGTACGCGGAGCAGCGAATGGAGAGCGACCTGGAGGCGTGCGCGCCACCCGTCGGTGGAGAGGAGTTCGTGCAGCTGTGCAGCGTCGAGGCCGCGCACGGACTGCACTTCGAGCGCATCGTCGTCGCCAACGTTCGCCCCGGCGCGTTTCCCCTGTGGTACTCGCCCGAAGCATTTCTCTTCAGTCCCAGGCTGGGCGTAATCCCGAAGGAGAACTCGGGTGGCGCGCGAGCAGCGCGAACGGCCAAGTTCAGCTACTACACGTTTGCCGCCAAGACGGCCCGCAGCTACTATGACGCTGAGCGCCGCGCCTTCGACTACGCGCTGCGGCGCGCCGGAGACAGCGCCCTAGTCACGGCTTCCGGCACCCCGACGCGCGGCCGCAGCGCGCCGGAGCTTCTCGAAGAACTTCGGCAGTGA